The genomic region GGGATGAGGCATTGACATATGAGAAGGTGGCCAGTACCATAGCTGACTACACAGGTACTCTCCGGTGGCAACCAGTATCGGCTGTACTGGAGTGTAGCTCAGCTGGTAGAGCAGCGGACTGCCACTCCTGTGGGACGTTGACAATCGGAAATCAGCTCTAATGCGGATGACCTGAATCACGGGAAAAGGTCAGGCATGCCTTCAGCATCATCCTCTTTGCATAACGTCAGCATAGGTGGGACAATAATGGGGGCAAGTCCATCTGCCCAAACTCTCCTAACCCGAAGTGTCCAGTTTCAGGGGTTCACTCCAAGTTGTTTATCAAAGGGTTCTTAAGATAGCTGTATCGACTGCCCGTAGAAGTTTACGTGTACTTGGGGGAATTGGTCATACACAGCTCAAGATATTGATTGAGCAGTGGAGGAAAGAATATAATCAGGTAAGTCCGCATAGCTTGTTGGACTACCGGCCACCTGCTCCTAAGGCTATTCTAACTATTACAACGACGTAGGAAGTGGTATAACTGCTGGGGCGGGTCAGACACATTTGGGGTGTACTATATTGGGGAGAAAGGAGTCCGGGCACCGATGGATATCCCCGCAGCCAGATGGCATCGAGTGATTGATGGCAGGAGATCGCGCAGGCGATTCGACGAGAAACCACTGAAGACGAAGCACCTCAAACGCCTGGAGGCGGTCTGCGCGGATTTCAGGCCCTTCGAGAGCGCCCGTGCCGTACTGGTAACGGAATCGCCCGAACGCGTCTTCAAGGGCGCGATTGGGCCCTACGGCAAGATCAGGGGAGCGCCGGCGTTCATTGCCTTCGTCGGCAACATGCAAAGCCCCATTGTGCAGGAGCAGATCGGCTATATGGGGGAAGGAATCGTGCTCGAGGCCGAAGCCCTGCACGTGAACACCTGCTGGGTGAGCGGTACGTTCCGGCCGGACGCGACGGCCGCGCTGCTTGGTATCAACAAGAACGAGGCGGTTCTGGCCGTTACGCCTGTGGGCTACGCGACGCCGCGGTTGTCCTTTGAGGAGAAGCTACTGACTGGGTTTGGCCGCACGCACAGACGAAAGCCTCTTTCGGACCTCGTGATCGGCCTTGAGCAAACCGAATGGCCCCAGTGGATCAGGGCGGCGCTGGAATCCGCACGCTTGGCTCCCTCGGCGGTCAACCGGCAGCCGTGGCGGTTCCACGTCGAGTGGGACAGCATCACCGTGGCGATCGACAGCGGTAAGCTGAAGAGGGAGTCTGTGCAGTCGAAGCGGTTGGACTGCGGTATTGCCATGCTGCACATTGAGGTAGCCGCAGTTCACCATGGGGTGAGAGGCAACTGGAGGTTCTTCAACCCTCCCCTGGTGGCCCGCTTCATGGTCGCGGACAAGGCGGTGTAGGCCGCGCTTGCAGGACAAGGCGGTGTAGGCCGCGCTTGCATTCGACCTGCCCCCCCCAACGTAAACAGACCAGCCAGCGCGATATAAGGACCGATGCTAGGCGTGGTACAATAGGCAAGTCTCAACGACCCTGGCAGACTAGTGTGCGTTGGCATGTTGGAACACTTCGGGCGGAGCGGCCGATAAAAAAGACTGCTTGAGTGAGGGGATTATTGTGGTTTAGATGGTCTGGGATATCTTCACCAAGGGATGGTTGGCACGAGCGGAGAAAGGTGAGAGGGTGCGCGTTGATAATGGTGACAGATTCATCTCTCTATGGATTGCATTCAATGGGTGGATAAGAGGCAGATACGGAGAGACTCATAACGACAGAGCCTTATTGGAAGAAGTGAAGCACTCAGACGACCTCTGCAATGTCTTCCTGGCCATGAGAATCACGGACACTAGGTTTAAGAACAGTCTGCTGAAACTTGGCAAGTACACCGTGATGAACATGAGATACCCGGAGGAACCCAGTAAATTTCTGGTATACGATGGCACGTTTACCTCACTAATGGAGGTGCTGTACAGCGTCCGGTGCAATCTCTTCCATGGTAGGAAGGATGTCAGTGAGGGCGAGAAGGATATCCTACTTGTGAGTCTCGCCTACCGCATACTGTTACCTTTATTCAAGCAGTTTCTCACACAACACAAAGTGACAGACCGTACTGAGCTGCAATGGCAGAGTACAGCTTTAGACTATCCTCAGTTAGTCCAGTCTTATAATGGCATTATGGAGTATCTCGTAGCCAC from Dehalococcoidales bacterium harbors:
- a CDS encoding nitroreductase family protein, which codes for MIDGRRSRRRFDEKPLKTKHLKRLEAVCADFRPFESARAVLVTESPERVFKGAIGPYGKIRGAPAFIAFVGNMQSPIVQEQIGYMGEGIVLEAEALHVNTCWVSGTFRPDATAALLGINKNEAVLAVTPVGYATPRLSFEEKLLTGFGRTHRRKPLSDLVIGLEQTEWPQWIRAALESARLAPSAVNRQPWRFHVEWDSITVAIDSGKLKRESVQSKRLDCGIAMLHIEVAAVHHGVRGNWRFFNPPLVARFMVADKAV